A stretch of Pogona vitticeps strain Pit_001003342236 chromosome 5, PviZW2.1, whole genome shotgun sequence DNA encodes these proteins:
- the SLC25A18 gene encoding mitochondrial glutamate carrier 2: protein MRDKKKISLPAKLINGGVAGLVGVTCVFPIDLAKTRLQNQQGQAVYTGMRDCLIKTIRSEGFFGIYRGAAVNLTLVTPEKAIKLAANDFFRHLLSQDGKELSLAREMLAGCGAGTCQVVVTSPMEMLKIQLQDAGRLAAHQQEALGQEGLAAANSHLPPGQPYTSMPMAPSQRPSATMIAKDLLHTQGLTGLYKGLGATLLRDVPFSIIYFPLFANINKLGQESSEEKASFLHSFLSGFVAGSVAAVAVTPLDVLKTRIQTLKKGLGEDTYSGIIDCARKVWTHEGPAAFMKGAACRALVIAPLFGIAQGVYFVGIGEYAMGFFK, encoded by the exons ATGAGGGACAAGAAGAAGATTAG cCTTCCAGCAAAGTTAATCAATGGAGGTGTTGCAGGACTTGTGGGAGTAACTTGTGTTTTCCCCATTGATTTGGCTAAAACCCGTCTCCAGAATCAGCAAGGGCAAGCAGTCTACACTGGAAT GCGAGACTGTTTGATAAAAACTATACGCTCTGAAGGGTTCTTTGGAATATATCGAG GGGCTGCTGTAAACTTAACTCTTGTCACTCCTGAAAAAGCAATCAAGTTGGCTGCCAATGACTTCTTCCGGCACTTGCTCTCCCAAGATGG AAAAGAACTGTCACTGGCGAGGGAGATGCtggctggctgtggagccgggaCTTGCCAGGTGGTGGTCACATCCCCCATGGAAATGCTGAAAATCCAGTTGCAGGATGCTGGACGGCTAG CTGCTCATCAGCAGGAGGCCTTGGGACAGGAGGGGTTAGCTGCTGCCAATTCCCATCTGCCACCAGGACAGCCTTACACCAGTATGCCCATGGCACCTTCTCAACGTCCCTCTGCCACTATGATTGCTAAAGATCTGCTGCACACTCAAGGATTAACAGGCCTGTATAAAGGGCTTGGGGCCACACTGCTCAG GGATGTGCccttttccattatttatttccCGCTCTTTGCCAATATCAATAAGCTGGGGCAGGAGAGCTCTGAGGAAAAAGCATCTTTCTTGCACTCGTTCTTGTCAGGCTTTGTGGCAGGATCTGTGGCTGCAGTGGCAGTGACCCCGCTGGATG TTCTAAAAACCCGCATTCAAACTCTCAAGAAGGGTCTGGGAGAGGACACCTACAGTGGGATCATTGACTGTGCCAG GAAGGTCTGGACTCACGAGGGCCCTGCAGCTTTCATGAAAGGGGCAGCATGCCGTGCGCTGGTCATAGCCCCTCTGTTCGGCATTGCCCAAGGGGTCTATTTTGTTGGCATTGGAGAATATGCCATGGGATTTTTCAAATAG